The Juglans microcarpa x Juglans regia isolate MS1-56 chromosome 2S, Jm3101_v1.0, whole genome shotgun sequence genome has a window encoding:
- the LOC121252964 gene encoding linamarin synthase 2-like has translation MGSVGVKKPHAVCVPFPAQGHVNPMMQLAKLLHFEGFHITFVNTEFNHKRLIRSKGADHVKGLPDFHFETIPDGLPPSDRDATQDVPALCDSTRKNCLAPFKELVLKLNSVHEPEVPPVSCIIPDGIMGFASKAAEELGIPEVQFWTASASGFLGYLSFTELIKRRFVPFKDKSFMHDGKLDTPIEWIPGMKNIRLKDLPSFMRVTDTKDIMFDFLGSEAQNCLNSSAIIFNTFDEFEYEELQEISARFPRNIYTIGPLSLLSRHVPDGQLKSLSTSLWKEDSKCLQWLDKREPNSVVYVNYGSVTVMTEQHLKEFAWGLANSMHSFLWIVRPDVVMGADSAILPEEFFEEIQDRGLIANWCPQGQVLAHPSVGVFLTHCGWNSTLESVCGGVPVICWPFFAEQQTNCRYACTSWGIGMEVNNDVKRDEIEALVKEMMAGDKGKALRQKAVEWKKKAEEAAEIGGSSYKNFERLINRLSISH, from the exons ATGGGTTCAGTAGGAGTAAAGAAACCCCATGCAGTATGTGTTCCATTCCCAGCACAAGGCCATGTGAACCCCATGATGCAATTGGCCAAGCTCCTACACTTCGAGGGTTTTCACATAACCTTTGTCAACACTGAGTTCAACCACAAGCGCTTAATCCGGTCCAAAGGAGCAGATCACGTCAAGGGCCTGCCAGATTTCCACTTCGAAACCATACCGGACGGGTTGCCGCCTTCCGACCGTGATGCAACCCAAGATGTCCCTGCCCTTTGTGATTCCACAAGAAAGAACTGCTTGGCACCCTTTAAAGAGCTAGTGCTAAAGCTCAATTCTGTACATGAGCCTGAAGTGCCTCCTGTTAGTTGCATAATACCAGATGGGATTATGGGTTTTGCAAGTAAAGCTGCTGAAGAATTAGGCATCCCGGAGGTACAATTCTGGACTGCCTCGGCTTCTGGCTTCCTGGGATATCTGTCCTTCACTGAACTCATCAAAAGACGCTTTGTTCCTTTCAAAG ACAAAAGCTTCATGCATGATGGAAAGCTTGACACACCAATCGAGTGGATCCCAGGCATGAAAAACATCAGGCTCAAGGACCTCCCTAGCTTTATGAGAGTCACCGACACTAAGGATATCATGTTCGACTTTTTGGGGTCAGAAGCGCAAAATTGCTTGAATTCTTCAGCGATTATCTTCAACACATTTGATGAGTTCGAATATGAAGAACTCCAGGAAATTTCCGCCAGATTCCCTCGCAATATATACACCATAGGCCCGCTTTCCCTGCTAAGTCGGCATGTCCCTGATGGCCAACTAAAGTCTCTAAGTACAAGCTTATGGAAAGAAGACTCGAAATGCCTCCAATGGCTCGACAAAAGAGAACCCAATTCAGTTGTGTACGTGAATTATGGCAGTGTGACTGTCATGACCGAACAACATCTGAAGGAGTTCGCATGGGGGCTTGCAAATAGTATGCACTCATTTTTGTGGATTGTTAGGCCTGATGTAGTGATGGGAGCTGACTCGGCAATTTTGCCTGAAGAATTCTTTGAGGAGATACAGGACAGGGGATTGATAGCAAACTGGTGCCCCCAAGGCCAAGTCCTGGCACACCCATCTGTGGGCGTTTTCCTAACACACTGCGGGTGGAATTCCACTTTGGAAAGTGTTTGTGGTGGTGTGCCTGTTATTTGCTGGCCATTTTTTGCAGAGCAGCAAACCAATTGTCGGTACGCTTGCACTAGTTGGGGGATTGGCATGGAGGTCAACAACGATGTTAAACGTGATGAGATCGAAGCACTCGTTAAGGAAATGATGGCTGGGGATAAGGGAAAGGCGTTGAGGCAAAAGGCAGTTGAATGGAAGAAGAAAGCAGAGGAAGCTGCTGAGATCGGAGGCTCATCTTACAAGAATTTTGAAAGGTTGATTAATAGGCTCTCCATTAGTCATTAA
- the LOC121252966 gene encoding haloacid dehalogenase-like hydrolase domain-containing protein At4g39970 — MRWYFGEQGWPSSTIFEKPPEADVDRVKLIDTLQDWKTERYKEIIKSGTVEPRPGVLRLMDEAKAAGKKLAVCSAATKSSVILCLENLIGIERFQSLDCFLAGDDVKEKKPDPSIYLTASKRLGVSLQDCLVVEDSIIGLQAATGAGMSCVITYTSSTANQDFKDAIAIYPDLSNVRLEDLELLLQNVVAAS; from the exons ATGCGATG GTACTTTGGAGAGCAAGGGTGGCCGTCGTCGACTATATTCGAGAAGCCTCCAGAGGCCGATGTCGACCGAGTCAAGTTGATCGATACTCTCCAG GATTGGAAGACTGAAAGGTACAAAGAAATAATCAAATCTGGAACT GTGGAACCTAGACCTGGGGTTTTGAGATTGATGGATGAGGCCAAGGCTGCT GGTAAAAAATTAGCTGTTTGCTCTGCAGCAACAAAAAGCTCGGTCATACTGTGTCTTGAAAACCTTATAGGAATT GAGCGCTTTCAAAGTCTTGATTGCTTTCTTGCGG GTGATGATGTGAAGGAAAAGAAGCCAGATCCATCAATTTATCTGACAGCTTCCAAG AGGCTAGGCGTGTCCCTGCAAGATTGTTTGGTAGTGGAGGATAGCATTATTGGACTACAG GCAGCAACAGGAGCTGGGATGTCATGTGTGATTACCTACACCTCGTCAACGGCTAACCAG GATTTTAAAGATGCAATAGCCATCTATCCtgatttgagtaatgttag ATTGGAAGACTTGGAGTTATTACTTCAAAATGTCGTTGCTGCCAGTTAG
- the LOC121252968 gene encoding EPIDERMAL PATTERNING FACTOR-like protein 1, with protein sequence MTMRNSINSCPLCTTTLVVLVLYLLLSPASCFNQQKQQPPSSDPGGWLFEEKSRLGSTPPSCHNKCNECHPCMAVQVPTTPGNTNALKLPAAAAGLSRLARAAPMEFFDASPRGNSYTNYKPLGWKCRCQNHLFNP encoded by the exons ATGACCATGAGGAATTCAATTAATTCATGTCCTCTTTGCACCACTACACTGGTTGTTTTGGTCCTatatcttcttctctctccagCCTCTTGCTTCAACCAGCAGAAACAACAGCCTCCAAGTTCTGATCCTGGG GGGTGGTTGTTTGAGGAGAAAAGTAGGCTGGGATCGACCCCTCCGAGCTGCCACAACAAGTGCAACGAGTGCCACCCATGCATGGCGGTTCAGGTGCCTACCACACCAGGCAACACCAACGCGCTCAAACTtcctgctgctgctgctggttTGAGTCGTCTGGCTCGGGCCGCTCCCATGGAGTTCTTTGACGCATCACCTCGAGGCAACAGCTACACCAATTACAAGCCTTTGGGTTGGAAATGCCGCTGCCAAAACCATCTATTCAACCCATAG